From the Trifolium pratense cultivar HEN17-A07 linkage group LG4, ARS_RC_1.1, whole genome shotgun sequence genome, the window tgttggcacatcttatataacatataaaaactgacagaaaataaataaatgacacaagtaattgttaacccagttcagccaactgcctactctgggggataccaatccaggaaggaaatccactaatagctctagttactaagacctccagcaaaccctaggatttacgccttacactaagacctccagcaaacccctggtttacgccttataacctcgacactactcatgcaacttctgcctaggaactcctagacatgagatcccatctcacttccactcacacaacacaacctgtgttgattatacaatgttgggaaagatgtggtgacaacttgtcaagacaacacttcacttttgcttaaaagcttcaagtgaatcacacacggtaaactccgtacttcaaagcttaggagcaaccttaaactaataaacttacttcttaactcgtgttatagaatccacaagcaagaattacaataaaaaaaaaactcaacaaagacttaacaaagactcaatatgtgtaactaatatttttcaataagatatgtagtcttgagcttggtcttcgtatatataataatctagcacgctcctctttcttcattactcgtaggacgctccttgtagctcataaaaggtgatctgattctcttttgatcttcatcaagattgtatataaactttccaaaagtgtttaaggactttataggataattgtgatcataccgttgtaccattaagtctgtcttatccttaaaaactcctgatcagatcagatCTCCATTACGCGTGCTTttaaagtggatttccatatatagcagatgctctcataaatgcgcgagatttccttgagtaaatatgatgttgtaacatgttttccaacatcttgttagtatatttgttttagcaaaattaagccaattcaaatatccaacaaatagAAACCAAAATTATCTGCGTGTGTTGGGATAGAAAAGAAATGTAGGGATGGGAAGAGAAGCTTTCTAAAAATGAGgactcaaaataaatttaatgacgCGAAAACAGAGTGCCGAGATGTTGTACTCACATGTTGGGACATCTAGTCAACATCTTGCTAGAACATTGTTTTAATAAAATgaagccaacatacaaaaacctcAACAAGAAGAATTCATGGCTCATTAAAGTAGCTAAAGGTATTTTAGTtgtaattattaaaatataaatattgttcATATTAGGTACGACCGATTAATTTTTTACGCTATtgatgttattttaaatataaattgagaatgattctttttttaatttttttcgtGTTTATTAGGGATccaatttaaatatttgaacAGGGGGGCTCCAAATAGTCGAGATTGGCCGTTCTCGCACACTTTTTAGAAAATTCCTGGATAGTCATGGTTTATCCTCACTTGCACACTTTTTACGAACTTTCCAAATTGTCACTTAAATGTGGAATTCTTATAGGATGGGCTACCAAAATGAAAATGCATGCATCTTGTCGGTATAGATAGTTCACCATACCTGCACTGCCATAGCATTTCTCTCATTTTGATgttaatttatttcatttatgTGCCCTCTCATCCGTTCATTGTCTATACATGCTTTCTGCACCGCCGATCACTCCACACCCTCATCAGTATTAGTTGTCACAAAAATACATTTCGGTAAACGTATTATTAATTACTAAAAGTTTGAATGAATTAAAGTGCATATTTTAACATATTTAGCATAAATATGTTAAAATATGCTAAAATGGGCTAACATATATGTTTTAACCTAAGAGGAAATGAGAGTGTaattcttgtttcttttaagCAGGGGCGAGTTTAATTTACTATTGTTTTTACAAATTGATTTTCCATAGCAAAACAAAAAGATTAAATTCATTGTTCTAGGgtgttttattttatcatatctctagaaaacaaaaaaaatatatcttcaacaaattaattactttttatctAAATAATGTATAGATattgaaaaacatattttttcctttataagTCTTTATAATATTGATACATTTTATTATGATGATAGAACGTGCACTTGCTGCctatcaatgaaaaaaaaaacaaataaaaactatGAATGATTATTTAGTCAAGATAATTTGTTATCCATGAAATATATATCTTGAAGGGATTTTGGAACATTCCtcaacaacaaataattttcattgatattttttttctgtataAGTCTTTATAATATCGTCACACACAAAGAAACTTGATTAGaggacaaaacaaataaaaatcatgaatgATTATTAAGTCAAGATAGTTTGttatcaataaaatatatatcagCTCCATAACATGAATTTGAAAAGAAttcaaagaaaaactaaaatttgcCAGCCAATCGGCACATCTATTTCCCTCCCGCCAGGTATGATTGATCTGCACCTGCCAATTCAACTTTAAAAGCTCCTGAATACGACGAACCAACGTAGGTGGTTTACCATTGATTCTGGCCTTCCCCGTGATCATGTCAACTAGCATTTTTGAGTCGCTTTCCACTTGAAGATTATTGAAACCTTGTCTCCATGCAATTTGCATACCCAAGTACATCCCCCACATCTCAGCGCCAAGAGCATCACATGTTCCAATTTTGCGAGAGTATCCTGTTAGCCATCTCCCATCAGAGTCACGCAGGAGACCACCACAACCAGCTAGCTCAAGAGAATCCTTATATGCTCCATCGCAATTAAGCTTGACCCACCCTTCTTGAGGTTTTTTCCAGCCAATGAAAATGGTGTTTCCATGGTAAAGATTCATAGGATTATGGTTACAATTGTCTATTTCGTCAACCATCTTAAGAATAATGTAGGTTGGGTTGGTTGGATATTGAAAATCGTCTTCAAAAATAGTCTTGTTTCTCCACGTCCAAATGTGCCAACAAGCCACTAAAAAGGTAGTAGTCCACTTCTTACTTTGGATTCCTTGAGGTTGGTTGCTGATATTCCTGAAGATCCAGTCCCTGCAATTTAAAGAGAAGAAATTAGTAATTTGATTTGAAGGGACCAACCTAATCCAAATTTGAGTTGCTTTTGGGCAGTCCCGTAAAACATGCAGAGTAGTTTCGTTGTCTCTATCACAATCAGGACACATTGGAGAAATTCCAACACCCCATTTGCTCCTCCGATAATTAGTGAGCAGACGCTCATGAGCAGCCATCCACATAAAAGTTTGAATTCTATGTGGTCCTTTCCAGCTCCACAAGGTCTTCCAATCTCCCTCGAAGGTTTGACCTCCGACACTTTGATAAACATAGGCACTTTGGACCGTAAAGTCCCTAGTGCTAGTTCCTCCCCACCCTATACTATCGTGTCCGTCCGTATCCATAGGCGCTGGAAGGGCGAGAACCTGTAAAGCAATGGTAGAAGGCAAGTTAGAAATGAGGAAATCATAATTCCATTCTCCTGAGGGGTTTACCACTTCCCTCACAGAGAGTAATTCGTGTAATTGTTTAGTTTTCTTTTGGGCTTTGGCCCCctttctttaccaaaaaaaaaaaaatatatatcagcTTGAATGGATTTTGGAACATTAATTCCTCAACAACAAATAATTGTCATTGATATTGTTTCCTGTATAAGTATTtatagatgttttctctccccacccccgtgattcttttataccccctgaattttcaattttacccttgcaaaaaacttcgatttatagaaatcgaagttttttttgccttgaaaaccgaaatttactttgaatttgtagtagaaaaaattcggtttctgccaaccgaagttttttgcaagggcaaaattggaatattgggggtataaaagaatcacggtgggtggggagagaaaacatcgtaTTTATAATATCGTCACACACAAAGAAACTTGATTAGAgaccaaaacaaataaatatcatGAATGATTATTAAGTCAAGATAGTTTGTTATCAATGAAATATCTTGAAGGGATTTTGGAACATTCCTCAACAACAAATAATTGTCATTGAGATCCTTGTGCGTTTAGCTTagttgcattttatatgcatgAGTTGAGGTTCGTACTCCAAACACGCAACTTATTCACCTCAAAGGTTGAATTCTAGTCGCTAGATTATTTTCatatcattgataattataatttatcatAAAAATCATACCCAAGGCAAATATTTGTAACTAATCAATaagtttaatatatatattttttaatatcatgTAAATAAAATTGAGAATAATTATAGTATACTTCCTCCGTTCCAAAATAAGTGTCATTGTTGACTACTGCACACGTGACAATCCAAAAATTTAACCGTTAATATCTTTGGTTATAtactattaaaaattataaaggttaatatttagaaaataatcTCATCAAATCAAATCCAACAATACCttattttgtcttttatgtattagttaaaaaatatagtcaaaGTAGGTTATATGAACAGTACACATATtcaaatcaaatatatcataatCGATATTTTCTACGTTAACATATTAGTCAAATACattacatttattatttttttactcaaacattaaatattattatctcTGGTCTTTAACATTAGAGAAAACttactttttagattatttGAGTTTCTAATGTATCTATATTATAATATAGACTTAATACAGTAGAAATTGaataaacctaaaaaacaaatcttcctttatattaagaataaaagagaatataattatttgttttttgactcaaccttattataataaaaaaaaacgaataaAGTATTCAAATATTCAACATAACTTTACCATAAATTTCATTAATTTACCTCTTTATAAAAAGTCTTgatattaattagttaattaaccTAATTTAAGTTACAACTTTGAGTTGATTCTTTACACAAGCTCTTCTATATAAACCCGTTTAGGAGATTCACAAGATATCAATATCACTACCTCCATTTCTTTAAGTTACTTTATCTTGTATAGAGAGATGGCCAAAGTCTTGATGTTAGCATTAGTCTTACTCCAGGTGATCTCTATCACAGTGTTTGCAAATGAGGCTAATTATCCTTACAACAAACACCACAAACATCATCACCATCACCCATCAGTCCCAACCACTGCCCCTGCTCAACCACCATATTCTCACAATGAACACCACCGacatcatcaccatcattcatctTCTCCAACGCCTTCCCCTATTCAATCACCATCACCTTCCCCTACAAAAACTCTTAGTCTAGATAATCCTAACAAAGAACACCACAAACATCATCACCCATCCTCCCCGAAATCTGCCCCTGTTCAACCACCGTCTCCTTCCCCTAGTCATTCTCACCATAAACATCATCATCCATCCTCCCCGAAAACTGCCCCCGTTCAACCTCCGTCTCCTTCTCCTAGTCATTCTCACCACAAACATCATCACCCGTCCTCCCCAAAGTCTTCCCCTGTTCAACCACCATCTCATTCCCCTAGTCATTCTCACCACAAACATCACCACCCATCCTCCCCAAAATCTGCCCCTGTTCAATCACCATCTCATTCCCCTAGTCACAAACATCATCACCCATCCTCCCCGAAATCTGCCCCTATTCAACCACCGTCTCCTTCTCCTAGTCATTCTCACCACAAACATCACCACCCATCCTCCCCAAAATCTGCCCCTGTTCAACCACCATCTCATTCCCCTAGTCACAAACATCACCACCCATCCTCCCCAAAGTCTGCCCCTGTTCACTCACCATATCCTACCCCTAACCATAGTCACAAAGAACACCACcaacatcatcaccatcatccaTCAGCCCCAACCCCTTCTCATGTTCAATAGTTATCTTCAAATATTTTGAATAATAGTTTTTGATAGATAATTTTtgtaagaataaaaaataaataaaattatgtttattGATAATTCTTGCCTCTAATATTCTTcgcctttttttttaatttcaaattattacaaTTTATCGAAAGAGAAAATTATATGTTGATAATCAATATTCTCTAATCAGTTCATAATAATGTttatgtttagtttttttttgttgatagacgaaatgacaaagtcactgaaaacacacacacataaaGTGGAGTGACCGGGGTTTGAACCCCGGTCATAACGTTCAacactaacaatttcgacatttctactagttgagctaagattTGTGGACTTTTCTTTAATGTATTATCTTTGTTAGACATATATATTTCAGCTAATATTATATTCTTATCACCATTAAGTTCATTCTTAACCACGCGTCAAAAGGAGTTCCTCCTATTCATTAAATTTGACAAATTGTTTTCTGACTCAACGATTAAATTTCTCTTGTCGAGAAGTAATATGTAATtcgtaaataaaaaaattgtaaattgtaAAATTATTGACATAGACATTATGGGAAAcctctctctaaatttttacGATCCACATAGTCTCCAAATATTATAAAGTAATGTTATTATGGGATAACTATGTGAATACTTTTCTAATTGATTGCTGGACGTACACATCTTTTAAGTAAAATTTAGAagagcttatcaaaaaaaaaagaattagaaGAAGTGAATGAATGAGAAGTAAAATTTAGTATTGAAATTGTAACATCCCAAACGAGACATTTAAGCATTGTCGATTGATCTGACAAACCAACACGAGTCTTTTCAGTGATCCAAGCAGATATGCCTGACCCCTATCCATGTGCAACATTGGTCACTGTCTTCATAAAATTGGGAAAGCTTCTCTTCTCACCCcatatttcttttctacccccaaaACATGTAAAAAACTTCGATAAATAGTAATCGatgttttttttagtttaaaatttacactaaaaaatttcgaaaaatagAAACCAAAATTTTCTGCATGTTTtcgggtagaaaagaaatgtgGGGGTGGAAAGAGAAGCCTTCTAAAAATGAGGACTCGACATAAATTTAATGACGCGAAAACAGAGTACTGAGATGTTGTACTCACAAGTTGGAACAtctggtccaacatcttgctagaacattgttttaacaaaatgaagccaacatacaaaaacctcAACAAGAAGAATTCATGGCTCATTAAGGTAGCTAAAGGTATTTTTGTtgtaattcttaaaatattaatattgttcATATTAGGTACGACTGATTATTTTTTTACGCTATTGATGTTGTTTTAAATGTAAATTGAGAatgattctttttaatttttttttgtttttattaaggATCCATTTTAAATATTCGAATAGGGGGCTCTAAATTGTCGGGATTGGCTGTGCTCGCACACTTTTTAGAAAATTCCTGGATAGTCATGGTTTATCCTCACTTGCACACTTTTTGCGAACTTCCCAAATTGTCACTCATCCAAAGAGGGTTCCAAGTCAAGAACACTTAAATGTAGAATTCTTATAGGATGTGGAATTCCAAGTCAAGAAGAATTACTAAAAGCTTGAATAGTAAAAAAGAAATCGTATTCAAGCTAGAAATTCGTCCAACCTTTGCATCATGATGTGACAAGCTTAAGACTTTAACCCTATTAATTTGAAGAACACAAGCCTCTTCTTCCTCCATTTGTTTTTATCAATAGACTTCTTCTAGCATTGAGATGTTGGTTAAATAGTAGTTAGATTGTGAAGTTATTGGGACTGCGTCTAGCATAGAGGTTCTAGGTTTACCTCTTAATCAAACTGAGGATGAGTTCATGTACAAAACAAATCAGTCAATCTCGTGGCTTTTTAGCAAATGTACAAAATTCGTTATGTAATAATACTTATAATAAATTCGTCTCCGCAGGAATTATAAATTTCAACAagacaattaaaataaatttaggatTAAAATAAACTGTAAATTGGGAGAAGTTTGCAATTGGTTGagattataaaaatgaaaatcaaaagagatttgattttcatataattatacttaaaacttaatataataatataaaataactaCTAAAAACCTAATGTGATTGAATGTCATCACAATCTTTGGAATATTTGTTGAGGGCTTATGTGTTAGAGCAGAGTGGGAGTTAGGACAGGTTTCTAAGAGTGGAGATAGTTCTGTATTAGGA encodes:
- the LOC123922110 gene encoding uncharacterized histidine-rich protein DDB_G0274557-like, producing the protein MAKVLMLALVLLQVISITVFANEANYPYNKHHKHHHHHPSVPTTAPAQPPYSHNEHHRHHHHHSSSPTPSPIQSPSPSPTKTLSLDNPNKEHHKHHHPSSPKSAPVQPPSPSPSHSHHKHHHPSSPKTAPVQPPSPSPSHSHHKHHHPSSPKSSPVQPPSHSPSHSHHKHHHPSSPKSAPVQSPSHSPSHKHHHPSSPKSAPIQPPSPSPSHSHHKHHHPSSPKSAPVQPPSHSPSHKHHHPSSPKSAPVHSPYPTPNHSHKEHHQHHHHHPSAPTPSHVQ